GGTTTGTTTGTTGCCATTATTGGCCTTGTCATTGGTCGTTTTACCGTTTTTAGTTTTCGTCTTGCGGTCTGCGCTTTTTGTGAGTTTGGCGACCATTTGAATCACGCCGACTAATTCTTGTCGAAAACTGTGATGTTCATTTTCTGTTATCGCCTCGAGCGAACACGCCAATGCGAGAATCGGAACGCATTCACGCGCGGAATTAATTGTAGGAATATTTGTAATAACGCTTCTTTTGTGCCTTTGAATCCTGCCCGCTGCCCTCAGCAATGTTCGTCAAGATCGACAAACCGGCACGTCGCAACTGATCGCCGATTGATGACTGAAGCAACCGCCTAAATTTGAGGCTGCGTCTAAAAATGTCACGATTCCAACGAAACGCCTTTTGATAAGACTCCAACTCCTCAAAGTCAAAACGAA
This candidate division KSB1 bacterium DNA region includes the following protein-coding sequences:
- a CDS encoding four helix bundle protein; protein product: MAKGKFRFDFEELESYQKAFRWNRDIFRRSLKFRRLLQSSIGDQLRRAGLSILTNIAEGSGQDSKAQKKRYYKYSYN